The following is a genomic window from Bufo gargarizans isolate SCDJY-AF-19 chromosome 10, ASM1485885v1, whole genome shotgun sequence.
GTGTAGCTACACAGGCTGCACTGATGGCATGTCCGCTCCTCTAAGAAGATGACACAGACTCTCCACCAAAGCCTGGGAGATGCAGTGGAACAAAGCTGCAGGAGAGACCCTGAACGGAGTCCTCCAGAGGGGTGTAATGTCACCCCTCGATCAGGGTTGTTCCCCTTAGGACATGTACTCTATATACTTGCAAGGACAGTGCTTTTAATAAACTGTATGTGTTTATGCCCTCATCCTCAGTGACTGAAACCATTAAGCATGTGTGCCGCCTGTAAATATTATGCACACAATGTTTTAAAAGTGTGCCTTGCCCTTCTCTGGAGACGGACATGGGTATATGTACAGTAAAGTTTTTTCTGCGCCATCCAAAGGACCTGTCCACATCTCTACAGGGGTCCTAGAGGCCGGGTCCCCCAACTATCATAAATGACGGAAAAGtgaaaagccctttaaagggaatctgtcagcaagaGAATGCAGTGCAAACTGTAGCATGTCTATAGAGCAGGAGGGGCCGAGTAGATTGTTATATAGATGTAGGGGAAAAGATTCTCGCATTATATTcatttacattcctgctcattctgggctgtgaagtccaggaggcgtcctgtcagtgattgacagctttccctctatgtctatgtatacagagagagctgtcaatcactgataggaccgcctcctggacttcacagcccagaatgagcaggaacataaatgaatataatgcgagaatcttttcctataaatctATCAATCcacctgctcagctcttcctgctctataacattctgcctgcagattgcactgcgttgtcatgctgacaggttcccattaagcTGCCATtcaatacaagtgaatgggaaaaGTCATGAGACCATTGTGCAAACCTCCTTTGATCCCATTCTCTTTTATCGACGCGCTGCGCCGTTTAGCAGACATGGCAGTGCAGTGGCTGGAGCATCAGAACTGTGCGGCTCGACGCCTTCCTATGGGGGCTGCACAACTTCAAAAGTAGAGCTATAGTGCTATACGCATCTgaatgacaaattcagctctgctacattcatctGGATAATAGACGAGATCTCAGAAGACACTGAACTATTGTGTGGAGAATGCGGAGACAAATATCTCACACCCACGGCCACTGGTCCAGTCGTCTCGTGACATTCCTTCAGTAGGGGGACTGTGTTATTTCCACTCCACTAGGTCTGTGCATATGGAGATAATAGGTGGGGGCCCCTATAGGGTCCCTCGGTGCATTAGCTCGGATCCAGCCCCATGTTCTCCGTGCATTGCACAGGCACCTGcaagggtcagcaacctccagctctccagctgttgtgcaactacaactaccagcatgcacactggcttggctgttctcaaaacacttatagaaatgaatggggtgtcaTCAGCCCCGATGCCAATAAGTATGACACGTTATCGCTGGTCGGGGACCACCGAAGGATCCGTGGGGGATTGAATACGTGACATCACTTTTAAAATAATTCTTTGCACGCACGTCCAGAAGCTGCTTCTAAGCTATTAATGGTGATGTCTGGGATCTAAAAAATCGTGGCTGCTTTCTCATGAACACtgcgccacccctgtccacaggttgtgcatggtattgcagctgagcctCATGCAGTTCAGtggagcagagctgcaatacctgacacagcccatggacaggggtggtgctgttatggAAGAAAGCAGACATTTGTGGAGAAATGGTGGAGCCTGTTGGTGGCACCCTGGTGATAAGCCTCTCTTGGTGGCCGGTGGCCACTTAGTTGATGTCAGCAGGCCTCCGTGACCTCCATAAGGTCTAATACGGTGTattaaaaagggttgtccagaGTGGACCATGCCTTTAAGGAGTTTAAAGGAACACAATGGGCAGCGCTGATGCTGGGACCAAAAGGGTGGAGCGCGGAGGATTCTGTCTTCGAATCCCAGTGTCACGCTCCACCCCCTCGGCCATATCACAGTATAAGCTGCAGGGGCAGAAGAGACAATGTTGCAAATATTGTGAAACAAAACGAAAAAGTGCAGGAAGTTGCAAAATGTAACCATGAATGACAAATCGGTGGAGCACGTGATCCGTGCGAGGTCTGCCCACAGATTGTTGGAATTACGTGGAGTTCTGGGGAATGTGATTCCTAATAGAAGAAAGTGAAGAACGTGCAATGCGACCCCGGGCCCCGACGGTCGGATACTCCATATTCTCCCTACCCCtctctatctgtctattatctgcCGCTTATATATCATATCCCACAATGCCGTGCTTCGACCGACTTCTTCCTGACACGTGTAAACGCGGAGATGTCGACAAGGACTTCCAGCTTGTGAAGGGTTAACACGCGGGTGATTCATCTGCTAAGAAATCTTTTTCGTCTTTTTGTTTGTCACATGTTTAGTTTTTATTCTGTTAGAAAGAGGAAGGATTATCACATCTGGGGCCAAGATGTCCACCATGTAGGTGACCGGTCATGAGCAGATTATTGTCCCAGCATCACATGAGTGGAGATATTACTTTCTCctactctcctgaaatactctgcgctGCCAAGGGACTCCCACTTGTTCCCATTCCAATCAAGTCATGCCCCTGCGCGGTCACATGGAGTCCTGTCCTCACTAACATCACCATGAAGTCACTGCCCCTCACAAGATCAGCaggctcctctcctgaaatactctgtgctactCTCAGCCTCCTCCACTTCTCTCCATTCCCCTCCTCTCATCATGGCACTACTTTTGTCACACGGGGCTCTGTCCTCACCAACATCATCACATGTGAGGACTCCATACACATGTTCAGCAGACTCCTatgctgaaatactctgtgctacaGAGGGACCCTCCTCGCACTTGCCTCCATTCCTCTGCTCACatcatgactagggttgagcggacccgtggatgttcgggttcggccgaactttgggtAAAAGGTAGGGTtctggacctgaacttgaccctatctcgaacccaaaccccattgacgtcaatggggacccgaactttggggcactaaaatggttgtaaaatagtcatagtgaggGCTGCAAAAGATAGCAAAATGGGGGCAAGAGCAGGAGAGTTGCCCcgaaaacaaatgtgaatagggaaatgacttaaaataatatagaatagaaaaaaaataatgatcttgaactaggaggcggtggacgtggcagcggtggtggaggaggaggagatagccaacactgtttacttgtttttttatttttattttttcctttattaatttatttttataaatttgggaagaccccaaaacattgggaactagaaaagagaatgcaaagagaaagtgcgctggagtctaACAATGGCTGGCTGCGGCCCAGCATTCTGTCCAgtctgaacgtgagcttgtccaagtTAGCCCCGTCCTCACTAACATCATCACATGATTGGACGGATACCCTAGACAAGATCAGCAGACTCCTaagctgaaatactctgtgctgcaggGGGACTCTGCCCTGCTCCATATACTCTCggtctgtgacctccaccatcgTAGAAATCCCTGTCCCTACTAACATCACATATGAGGACATATTGCCATCGTGCACAAGATCAGCAGACTCCTatgctgaaatactctgtgctgcaggGGGACTCTGCCCTGCTCCATATACTCTCggtctgtgacctccaccatcgTAGAAATCCCTGTCCCTACTAACATCACATATGAGGACATATTGCCATCGTGCACAAGATCAGCAGACTCCTatgctgaaatactctgtgctgcaggGGGACTCTGCCCTTGCTCCATGTACTCTCggtctgtgacctccaccatcgTAGAAATCCCTGTCCCTACTAACATCACATATGAGGACATATTGCCATCGTGCACAAGATCAGCAGACTCCTatgctgaaatactctgtgctgcagaGGGCCCCTGCTCcatgtgcacacacacacacagtgcccccatcacatgCAGCCCTACCCTCCTCCTTCAAAATTAGGTGCAAAAGGGATGACAGATAAAAATAAGACGCCACTGATCTACTATGGGTGACTTCCTCCAGGATAGAGCCAGGAGGAAGAAGCAGAAGTGTGCAGAAGGTGACCAGGGTGGCCATACTGGCTTGTAGTACTGATGAGGGTATACCACGTGCCCCCTCTTCTTGCACGGCCTAGGTCACCATGGTTTAGCTGGTTAGGTCCAACCTAAAAAGTTTAAGAAGTTCTGATTTATAAAAATGAGCCGTTCTATGTAATCAGTGAGTCACTCCACGGAGCATTTATTGTATGACACATCAGAGTATATTATACTATATTACATTACAGTCCTTAGTGTTACAAGCATCATCcaccagctttaggcctcatgcacacaagcgtatattctttatattctttccgtgtccgtttttttgcggactgtatatggaaccattaatttcaatcggtccgcaaaaaaacctcaagttactccgtgtgcattctgtttccgtatgtccgttctgcaaaaaaaactgaagttacgcCGTGTACATTCcgcttccgtatgtccgtatttccgttctgcaaaaaaaatagaacatgtcctattattgcccgcattacggacaaggatagtactgttctataaggggctagctgttccgttccggaatgcacacggacgtgatctgtattttttgcggaccgaaaaatacatacggttgtgtgcatgaggccttaagctagaCGCTACAAAATGTCACAAACACGGCAAATGTCGTCAATGTATCTAATAAAGAGCTGAGAAGTTACCAGCAGGGTCATAGCTACAGGGGGTGCACTCACCCCACTGGCCCCAGAACCTCTGTCCCATGTAGGAGATTAGTACTATAAATGACAAGTGACAGTTGGGGGTCGCTGCCATCTATTTTTCATCAGGTACCAGGAGCTTCAGGTTCTGTCTGACATAAGGGGAAGAATGCAAAATGGCCTCCTAGGCTGGTTCACTCCATACCCCACCCCCCACCCATCTGGGATACATGGGCCGCATCTAGCTAGACCTCAGGGCTACCTCTTGAATGGGTGAGTGGTATGGCCCATCTCCTATATTTGTATCTAGATATAGACTTGGTTTATGGTACTAGTACTGCAGAATTATCACTGAGTAACTTCTATAGAGTCCACTGATTACCATGTTACAAGTTTATGGCGTTTtgttaagggtatgttcacacagtggATTTTTATTTTCTCTTGGAGTCAGCCTCAGATTCCatgtgtgtgaacataccctaagagAATCTATTTTAGTGTCATCGAAGTCTATGGGATATTTTCCAAGTGTTGACTGGTTAGACTGCCAGTATATGCCACCATAGGGTCTACAAACCAATATAATAGTGGCTACTGGCAATGTCTAAAGAGAATTTGTTGCTTTGGGCAGAAACAGTGGTTGACTGCACCAATTGCTTTTTGAGCCCCATACACCTCAGGTCCACAGCTTTGAATTTTTGGTTATTTTGACCCAATTGTATCCAGATGAAACATTTATTGGATCATTTCTATTAGAAAGATACGTTTTTGGAACACAATGGCTAGCCAAGTCTTTGACGCAAGTTCTCCTCAAGCCTCCCTGAGTTTGGCCACCAGACATAAAACACCAGTGCACAGAGATCTGCCCTGTGTGGTAGTGTTTCTCCAATAAACTGGTGGAACTGACACCATGATCAAGGAGAGTTTGTGAAAATCTTCAATGTCTTTGAAGTCCTGAAACTCTTTGAGAGGTCTCCAAGGTGCCCACCAACACAACTCATTCTGGGAAGCCATCCCTGCGAAGTTACACATGCATGTCTCTTAATCCTGTCTTGTAGACCATTaaaaactttttataaaaaatatgaaaaaataaaataaaatcaggcATGGAACgctgaccatgaagaagagtagaAGTCATTGTTCCTGTCTTCATCACTGTCTTCATCACTGGAAGGTTCATATTGTGGCATCCTCCTTAGGATCTCGTCATATCGCCTCTTTTTATCCTCCTCAAGTTTTTTGTCGGCCATCAGCTTTCGATGACACAGGGTACAGACTCTTAAGGGCTTGGAAGATAAAGATGGGATCAAGAACCGGGCCTGAGAACAATCATGACATACGACAAATCCACAGTTGCGACAATGGTGCCTACGGGTCAAAGTCGTGAATTTTGTTTTGGTGCACCTCATGCAGATTTCGGTGTCTTTGTCCGGTATCCAAGGTGCCGCGTGTTTAGTGGATGGTCGTCTTCCAGTCTTTGCCAAGAGCCTACTGGAACATTCCTTGATATGACTGATCCATTCTTCCCGTTCGGTGTAAGaggcagcagaaaccacaaaagatTTCTTAGAGGTCTTCAGCATCCACCGATTCTTCATGTCTCCACTGTCAGGAAGTTTCTCGGTGGACACATCTTCCAAGGGGATGATGTGCTGGCAACTGTATTTAACTTTATTTATGAGGATGGTTCCATAGACGAGGATATCGCTGAAGAGAAAGAAGACCCTTTGCTTAGGTTTCTTCCGACATTCTTTGGTCAAAATCCCTTCCCCTACAAGGACTCTTCCGGAAAGAGTGAGAGGCTGACCTGCAGCACCAAAACATGTTTCCACCGCCGATATCCTTTGGCTGTTGATCTCTGTGTGTGCAAGTTGATCCACCATGTTGCCTACAATACCTGAAAAGTACAAAAATGGATTAACAGATGTTCATAGAGCAAGTTGCATGATCTTTTCATATTCTGCTCAGCTAGAGTTTCTTAGGAAAGTCTTCAAATTAGCTCTCCTCGAAAAGAAACCTGTAGACAGCTGTGACGAGGAGCAACAACGTCCAGGGAGCTTTCTACAGATGGGTGTCTGTGGTTTGGCTGAAATCCATAGacatgttttaaaggggttatctaagatTAGAAAAACAGGGCTGctctcttccaaaaacagcgcatCTGCCCAGTGGTTGTGTCTCAGTTCGACTGACGTGAATgtgaaataaaaactgaattagaTACTAGATGTACAACCTTTGGACAGGTGAAgtgctgtttttagaagaaagcagccatgtttttataaACCTGGACAAGACtatttaaatgggttctccaggaattaagaaaatgaaaataattaaatattactttattataagtatattctcaaatacctttcattatttataatggctcgttttgtctggggagcaatcatcaggggaaacaaaatggccgctgtcccattagttcacacaaaacctgtcctgatcacacatgaggacaagttacttcacaacactgaagtaaagagctgcctcatcctcctatctgctctacttgtcagggattatgattctgaatacagatgataagaactttagctgaatctctggggaatttagttcatgaggagacatgaagtacagagaggacagacaggacagactgtggtgatGGAGGCTGCATACAagagatgctgctcattatccacacctcaccctcctctcaggtctcatcttctccattcccacagagattcacctgtattcaggatcatgattcctgacaagcagagaggaggatgaggcagcactcattgtggtgaagtaacttgtcctcatgtgtgactaggacaggttctgtgtgtactgatagggcggcagccattttatttctcctaatgattgctccctagaaaaaaaaacaagccattatacagacgtggacaaaattgttggtaccctttggtcaatgaaagaaaaagtcacaatggtcacagaaataactttaatctgacaaaagtaataataaattaaaattctataaatgttaaccaatgaaagtcagacattgtttttcaaccatgcttcaacagaattatgtaaaaaaataaactcatgaaacaggcatggacaaaaatgatggtacccctagaaaacacagaacataatgtgaccaaagggacatgttaattcaaggtgtgtccactaattagcatcacaggtgtctacaaccttgtaatcagccattgggcctatatatatggctccaggtaatcactgtgttgtttggtgatatggtgtgtaccacactcgacatggaccagaggaagcaaaggaaagagctgtctcaagagatcagaaagaaaattatagacaagcatgttaaaggtaaaggctataagaccatctccaagcaactagatgttcctgtgagtacagttgcacatattattcataagtttaagatccatgggactgtagccaacctccctggacgtggccgcaggaggaaaattgatgacaaatctaagagacggataatccgaatggtaacaaaagagcctagaaagacttctaaagagattcaaggtgaacttcatgctcaaggaacatcagtgtcagatcgcaccatccgtcgttgtttgagccaaagtggactacatgggagacgaccaaggaggacaccattgttgaaaacgaatcataaaaaagcaagactggaatatgccaaactacatgttgacaagccacaaagcttctgggagaatgtcctgtggacagatgagacaaaaatcgaagtttttgccaaggcacatcagctgtatgttcacagacgaaaaaatgaagcatatcaagaaaagaacactgtccctactgtgaaacatggaggaggctctgttatgttctggggctgctttgctgcgtctggcacagggtgtcttgaatctgtgcagggtacaatgaaatctcaagactatcaaggaattctagagagaaatgtactagccagtgtcagaaagcttggtctcagtcgcaggtcatgggtcttgcaacaggacaatgacccaaaacacaccgctaaaaacacccaagaatggctaagaggaaaaaattggactattctaaagtggccttctatgagccctgacctcaatcctattgagcatctttggaaggagctgaaacatgcagtctggaaaaggcacccttcaaaccggacacaactggagcagtttgctcatgaggagtgggccaaaatacctgctgagaggtgcagatgtctcattgacagttacaggaagcgtttgattgcagtgattgcctcaaaaggttgcgcaacaaaatattaagttaggggtaccatcatttttgtccatgcctgtttcatgagtttatttttttacataattctgttgaagc
Proteins encoded in this region:
- the PLEKHF1 gene encoding pleckstrin homology domain-containing family F member 1; protein product: MVDQLAHTEINSQRISAVETCFGAAGQPLTLSGRVLVGEGILTKECRKKPKQRVFFLFSDILVYGTILINKVKYSCQHIIPLEDVSTEKLPDSGDMKNRWMLKTSKKSFVVSAASYTEREEWISHIKECSSRLLAKTGRRPSTKHAAPWIPDKDTEICMRCTKTKFTTLTRRHHCRNCGFVVCHDCSQARFLIPSLSSKPLRVCTLCHRKLMADKKLEEDKKRRYDEILRRMPQYEPSSDEDSDEDRNNDFYSSSWSAFHA